From a region of the Citricoccus muralis genome:
- a CDS encoding LLM class flavin-dependent oxidoreductase yields the protein MPAGTVEFGLHTFGDVTQGLDGQRLEHPEVLRNVVAEAVMADQAGVDVIGIGEHHRPDFAVSSPEMVLSAIAGQTEHLKLISAVTVLSSDDPVRVYQRFATLDAVSNGRAEVSLGRGSFIESFPLFGYELSDYEMLYEEKLDLFARLRTEKPVTWQGNTRAALQRQSVFPTTAHEFGLPAWVAVGGTPTSVVRAATYGLGLELAIIGGTPDRFRPFAQLYRREIEARGFDPRRVALHSHGFVAATDEEAAERYYSYWEASMTKMGAERGWPAPTPTQFRQEITHGALHLGSPETVARKVTRSIRTLDAGRFGMKYGNGHLPHEYMMDSIELYGSKVKPMVLDMLAGS from the coding sequence GTGCCGGCCGGCACGGTCGAGTTCGGCCTGCACACTTTCGGCGATGTCACGCAGGGCCTCGACGGTCAGCGGCTCGAGCACCCCGAGGTCCTCCGCAACGTCGTGGCCGAGGCCGTCATGGCAGACCAGGCCGGTGTGGACGTCATCGGCATCGGCGAACACCACCGCCCCGACTTCGCGGTGTCCTCGCCGGAGATGGTCCTGTCCGCGATCGCCGGACAAACCGAGCACCTCAAGCTCATCTCGGCCGTCACCGTGCTGTCCTCGGATGACCCGGTCCGCGTGTACCAGCGTTTCGCCACCCTGGATGCCGTCTCGAACGGCCGCGCCGAGGTTTCGCTGGGCCGTGGCTCCTTCATCGAGTCCTTCCCGCTGTTCGGCTATGAGCTCTCCGATTACGAGATGCTCTATGAGGAGAAACTGGACCTCTTCGCCCGCCTGCGCACCGAGAAGCCGGTGACCTGGCAGGGCAACACCCGGGCCGCCCTGCAGCGCCAGTCGGTGTTCCCGACGACGGCTCACGAGTTCGGCCTGCCCGCCTGGGTGGCGGTGGGTGGCACCCCGACCTCGGTGGTGCGCGCGGCCACCTACGGGCTGGGACTGGAGCTGGCGATCATCGGCGGCACCCCGGACCGGTTCAGGCCCTTCGCGCAGCTCTACCGCCGCGAGATCGAGGCCCGTGGCTTCGATCCGCGCCGGGTGGCCCTCCACTCCCACGGCTTCGTTGCAGCCACCGACGAGGAGGCAGCCGAACGGTACTACTCGTACTGGGAGGCCTCCATGACCAAGATGGGTGCCGAGCGCGGCTGGCCCGCCCCGACTCCCACTCAGTTTCGTCAAGAGATCACCCATGGGGCCCTGCACCTCGGCTCCCCGGAGACGGTGGCGCGCAAGGTGACCCGGAGCATCCGGACGCTTGACGCCGGCCGCTTCGGCATGAAGTACGGGAACGGACACCTGCCCCACGAGTACATGATGGACTCGATCGAGCTCTACGGCTCGAAGGTCAAACCGATGGTCCTGGACATGCTCGCCGGTTCCTGA